DNA sequence from the Glycine soja cultivar W05 chromosome 18, ASM419377v2, whole genome shotgun sequence genome:
GAGAAAGTCTTTTCTATTTTACACACATCAAACATCACATATTACATCTCTTTGTTTCTGGTTTTCTTTGTATTGGATTAATGTTCATTTGACTTATTCAAAAGTTGGAGATTTTGATAACTaacataatttgttttaaacGATAGAGATTTTGATAACTGACATAAGTTGGAGATTTTGATAACTAACATGTAGTGTTCCCTTCATTTCATTTGGTAGCAATTTCAAAGATATCACTGTTTGAAAATGAGGGTCCTCtgttttttcactttttcctGGCACTGAAGAAGACTAGCTTCACTTTTAGCCTGTAATTTGATTTGGGCTTCCTTCAAGGCTTGAACTTCAGCTTCAGCTTTAGCATCAAATCATCAGTAGAATTAGCCCAATACAATCAGTAGAATTAGCAgctaataagataaaaattctTTAGTTGAAGTGAAATAAAACATAACAATGATATATTTAATCAGTAGAATTAGCAGCTTCAGCTTTAGCTTCAACTTCAGTATGCTTAATCAGTAGAATTAGCAGCTTCACCCTGTGAAAACAACTTAACTGAGTCAgtatatatttaaagaaaatataatatcaaacaaaacaacataGGGCATATAAACATCTCATATATGACTTACATTTGAATTTGTATCATCAGTACAACCCACAACAGGATTTTTGGGCTCAACCTGTAAAAATAAACTCAGCCTAGTAAGCATTTAACAATGTTTTTGTAGACATGAAATAGAGAATACAGATATATCAGTTAGGATTTCTCACGAAAAGCTTCCTTGAACCAGCCAATGAGGAATCCAAATCCTTTAACACAATAGCTGGCATTTGATCAATATCCCAACCTATAACTTTGCAGATGACTTGTGCATAGGCCCTGTGAGCTTGCTTCCTTCTTGTCCTTAGTATGGCAGTGGAGTGTTGAATTAGTCCAATACAATCCTTAAACCTCTTCCATACCTTGTTCCCAATACCCCCACAAACCAAACAATAAAAATCTCCTTCCTTGTGATTGTTCTCATAATATCTCCTAAGGTCACCATCTTCTGCAAACACTTTTTCAAAGAACTTATACTCCTCAGATTCTTTAGAATCATTATGTAGCAGCTCATCATCCTCTGCCTCCTCATCATCTTCGTCACTATCAGAACCAGCATCCCCAACTAAGAACTTCTGGCAAGCTTCTAATGCTCTGTGCTGCAATTGCAGCATTGCCACAATTGCTTTCTCTTCTGCTGATAGAGAATAAGTGAGAGAAGATGATTTGATGTCATCAAAGGAAGGCCATCCTGAAGCTGTAGAAGAAAAACCAGCCTTGGGGCTTTCACTTTCCCACTCAGCACCAGAAACCAGAGATTCTTGAGATTCCTACATTCAATTTTCATTAGTAACAACCAACAAGAAGTAAACATATATGGGAGTTGGGATTTGCTAGCAGCCAATATTAGTATTCCTTTGCTATTCCGATTTTCACAAATTTGAAGAAAGTGTAGCCTACCACAGCTAGCGATGTTAGCCAATAATTAGGTATAACTTCcatcttttatatttaaaatgctATCCCTTAAAAGCTAGCTCTTTGTATTTGATCTAGTAATGTGTTTAATGTGCAAGTTCAAGACAATTTCACATTATAGCAGTGAATGGTGAAATAAACCTCAGCTTTTGAAGGAGcaccaaaaattacattttggtAGCTTTGCCACAGGGTACCATCCACACCTGTGAATCTTGGTAACTTTGTCTACTATTACATAAAAGCTTTTGTAATCTCAACCAGAAGAATAAAAAGCTTTACATAGATTAGCTCATTATCATTTATCAAAAATTTATCCTCAATACATAAATTTTCTCCAAATTTTCCCTAAATAACATTCTAACCCTGAATATATAACCTAGAAAGATATGCATAGGAGGAATGGAGAAACACAAAAAGAGTAAAGGTCCATGCTTCTATTCAGCATTCATAATTTGAGATAGACCATAGTTGTCTCACCTTAACTATTTTTGGATAGCATTTATTGGAACTGTACGTGGAGACAGTTTTAAATGTTTCTCAATATGATAGTAGACATTAACATACTCATCATATTtgtccttctctctctttctatttGAGTGGGtaatataatcttaaaaatacaataaaatatacaaataaaacaGAGGACAGACCGGGCCAAATACTGAGCCTTAGCTAGCTAGCCAGCACACCACATGCAGTGAGAGGCACCAAATTTTGTGGACTCTTCTaagtaataaaaacaaattaaattagagGATGGCTAGATTCCCAGTTTTATTTCTTCTATATATTTATGTGCTAGTTGTTGTTTTCTTACATGAACACACGTAATTCCTAGGATCAGAAAGCTACAACTACTTGGCAACTTAGTATAATGGAAACCCATGTCACAAATTGGTTGTCTATGTATTCATAATTGCTCTACTACATGACTATGATTGCTGTAGTGACACTCTCTCAAACTTCTAGTGTTTGCGGAATGAATAAGACTCGCTAAAATTAGCTTGTTTTCCATGGACACAAGtaagattaaatttaatattgatttaatttaaactaTATACAAATTTCAATCTGAATTAGCTAATTTAATAtaagatgaatatatatatatcctttctTATGAAAATCAATTGAAAATCACATGACAACATATATTTATGACCTTTCTGTCTAGACTCACACTTTCTTTCTCAAAACCCTGCAGAAAGAGAGTTAGCATAACTGCATAAGAgccatgataaaataatttaacctacTCACATCAGTATGCACCCATAATTTCTTTCAGGCTTCTTTTTCTCTACCTTAAAAAGGTGGACCtgatacataaaaataattaaccttGCTAAATGCTAACATTCTTATTAAACCCTATTACAGGCTCCCCAGGATCAACAAGTTTATAAACatcttttattaaaagtaaaaacgacagaaaaccaaattttgcagaaaacaataaaaaatatgcaaCAAATACACTTTGTTTGAACTCAAAAGCATTAAGCAGGACATTTGGGTTCAACTTGTAAACATAAACTCAGCCTAGTAAGTATACACTCAATAAAAAATACAGATATATCAATTAGGATTGCTCACCAAAAGCTTCCTTGAACCTGTCAAGGAGGAATCCAAATCCTTTAATACAATAGCTGGCAATTGATCAATGTCCCAACCAACAACTTTGCAGATGACCTGTGCATAGGCCCTGTGAGCTCTCTTCCCTTTTGTCCTTAGTATGGCAGTGGAGTGATGAATTAGTGACTTACAATTCTTAAACCTCTTCCATACTTTCTTCCCTATACCTCCACAAACCAAACAATGAAAATCCCCTTCCTTTTGATTGCTCTCATAATATCTCCTCAAGTCACCATCTTCTGCAAACACTTTTTCAAAGAACTTGTACTCCTCACATTCTTTAGAATCATAATCATCTACGAATTCGTCTTCATcctcatcatctttgtcatcttCGTCACCGTCAGAACCAGCATCCCCGACTAAGAACTTCTGGCAAGCTTCTAATGCTTTGTGCTACAATTGAAGCATTGCCACAGTTGCTTTCTCTTCTGCAGATAGAGAATAAGTGAGAGGAGGTGCTTTGATGTCATTAAAGGAAGGCCATCCTGAAGCTGTTGAAGAGACGCCAGCTTTGGGAAAATCTTTATCATTATTCATTACACCCTATAGTCCTATACCACGACTGACTACTTTTAGTTACTCTGCCTTCAACTTCAGTTAATTTGTGCAGTCAACTGGACAATAAAATTCCAAAGTCTGATAAAAGAAACAAGACCAGATATCTCACACTCTATAACTCTGTTTTCAACCATCCTGCACAGAATGCcaatcaattattataaaaaaaacacacagaAATTGGAATTGATTATGCAAAAGAATTAAATCACAAAGAAGTTTCTGGAATTACCACTGGTTCCCAAATTGTCAAGAGCTGTAATGGTATTGTAACTTGTTTCATAAAAGCTTTGGTTCAAAACAGACTGCATATAcatgtataattataattattattttcaaattttcacaaGCAAGAGATTTTCACTCTTTAGTCTTTACCTGTGGCATTGGAGGGAATTGTGTTGATGGGTTAGGCATGTTGATGCTGGCACCATATCCACCAATAGGTTCATGTCCATTGTGTGACTGGAGAATGTTATTATTAGAGAAACAAATTAATCTAAATATTAACTTTGTACTAAAACTTTGGTGAGAAAATTGTAGAGACCTAGACTTACATCTTTGGAACAGATCTGCTCTACATTAAAATTCAATTGTGGATTTACAGTGGCAAGTTTCATGGACAAAAATTGCAAAATATAAGTTACGTAAGTTGAGCATTCGAGTAATGACGACATTGGAGGTTGACTCTTTAGAAGGTGTTATCCATAATTCCGCATCCTTAAATTTAGGATAAATTATAGTTTATCCTCATGTGGTTTGCCGAAATATTATTTTCTCACCATGTGGTACATACATTTATATTATGTTATAGCATCTAATCATTAGGCCTGCATATAACAAGATACATAtctatatttatcaattttcaagAATGCGATATTTGGACAAGAAGATACATTCATAGGTGATTGTATACGAATGGGCAAACTTTAGGGATGAAGTgtcaattttaaccaaaattgaaAATGCTATATAAAAAAGAAGTGGTGAAATTAGATTAGACCACAGGTGAAAGTTGTAATTGTccgtttaaattaaaaaaacaatcacCGAGTGAGATGGTTGAGGttttttttagatgaaaaaACTGGATCATTTAAttcaaacattaaaattatgtaaatcAACAAGTAAGAGGTGATTCCTCAATCTATCCAGTATTTTTCAATTTCCATGGCATTCAAAACTAAATTAGCTATGCATC
Encoded proteins:
- the LOC114397037 gene encoding uncharacterized protein LOC114397037 gives rise to the protein MEVIPNYWLTSLAVESQESLVSGAEWESESPKAGFSSTASGWPSFDDIKSSSLTYSLSAEEKAIVAMLQLQHRALEACQKFLVGDAGSDSDEDDEEAEDDELLHNDSKESEEYKFFEKVFAEDGDLRRYYENNHKEGDFYCLVCGGIGNKVWKRFKDCIGLIQHSTAILRTRRKQAHRAYAQVICKVIGWDIDQMPAIVLKDLDSSLAGSRKLFVEPKNPVVGCTDDTNSNVLGLLGGNQLKSAINSEKAVKMNSADVAELLDLIDTGDLNDSSWNW